In Zingiber officinale cultivar Zhangliang chromosome 1A, Zo_v1.1, whole genome shotgun sequence, a genomic segment contains:
- the LOC122021916 gene encoding uncharacterized protein LOC122021916: protein MVAEVSSLARMVDGYKEEGEGKSELVTLDLLGGCCGDGGAATAAEVNLEFQIRTAGGEMRLAPSSAKLCHQQTKKPSPASPHLHDLSLSPPWLSAASVGRKHPPAATSVAYNSVCTLEKVKSALERESRLAADARVPVAHLGSASSPSSSRSSLSSAPTTTITTNSSSAKRRPNEPDELNGEPAMAVVACPECLLYVLVCKVEPRCPRCAAHVPVNDANKKPRRIDLNFSFQTGSNE, encoded by the exons ATGGTGGCGGAGGTGAGCTCCTTGGCACGGATGGTCGATGGCTACAAGGAGGAAGGAGAGGGGAAGTCGGAGCTCGTCACTCTCGACTTGCTCGGTGGCTGCTGCGGCGACGGTGGTGCCGCCACCGCCGCCGAAGTGAATCTCGAGTTCCAGATCCGGACCGCCGGCGGTGAGATGCGCCTCGCTCCGTCG TCAGCGAAGTTGTGCCATCAACAGACGAAGAAGCCCAGTCCGGCCTCTCCTCATCTTCACGATCTCAGTCTCTCGCCTCCGTGGCTCTCTGCTGCATCCGTCGGCCGGAAGCATCCTCCGGCGGCGACCTCCGTCGCGTACAACAGCGTCTGCACCCTGGAGAAGGTTAAATCAGCACTGGAGAGGGAGTCGCGCCTGGCCGCCGACGCCCGGGTCCCAGTAGCACACCTGGGCTCCGCCTCCTCGCCCTCCTCCTCCCGGTCCTCCTTGTCCTCAGCCCCCACCACCACCATCACCACCAATTCCTCGTCCGCCAAGCGGCGGCCGAACGAACCCGACGAATTAAACGGCGAGCCGGCGATGGCGGTGGTGGCGTGCCCGGAGTGCCTTCTCTACGTGCTCGTCTGCAAGGTGGAGCCGCGGTGCCCGAGGTGTGCGGCTCACGTACCGGTCAACGACGCCAACAAGAAGCCCCGCCGCATCGACCTCAACTTCTCATTCCAAACGGGAAGCAATGAATGA
- the LOC122021932 gene encoding LRR receptor-like serine/threonine-protein kinase FLS2 has translation MASASPLLLTFFCFLLLSFTILTTSPSSLIEELNRPPPPDFAATVAANCARDPSLRYCNHSADLPNIYKSTVVARHLCVESRNPDCNRSFPRIDLRSRPNLAPLYLSFAFFWAYCPSSVLAIDLANNSLAGAFPSAILLCTHILSLDLSDNTLAGDVPVDLLSNLHNLSSLNLSYNHFSECGSDCAPFFRLFNSSSFIHSGLRQEDHRHSSEITATVLLLTGVLACIFFLLCIVCVLVRRRKGDRYQFTTEALWEATRGFGESNLIRKGEKEDLYVGRLRNGLQIEVHVQRGRFSKAFRKAFEEDCRSLLRLRHRNLAKVIGWCNERELLAVVVQMAHICSVDEWLLLQSPPWKQRLKVLMGVVDGVCFLEEHWPRVGYDIRTRSISLTREIEPLISKVRVGNSDSESKKVRRLGLFVLELIANKRPREIFEAGETGLIEWVKVQFPAQVKKLIDEKMKPTATALEQIRQIISVALEAAADASSSTMSHVCRLLRKACAVDQEIHKQTRSRSHKHY, from the exons ATGGCTTCCGCGTCTCCTCTTCTGCTAACCTTCTTTTGCTTCCTCCTCCTCTCGTTCACCATCCTCACAACTTCCCCTTCCTCCCTCATCGAAGAACTCAACCGCCCTCCGCCGCCGGACTTCGCTGCCACCGTCGCTGCCAACTGCGCCCGCGACCCCTCCCTCCGCTACTGCAACCACTCTGCCGACCTTCCCAACATCTACAAGTCCACCGTCGTCGCACGTCACCTCTGCGTCGAGTCCCGCAATCCTGACTGCAATCGCTCCTTCCCCAGAATCGACCTCCGCTCCCGCCCCAACCTCGCGCCACTCTACCTCTCCTTCGCCTTCTTCTGGGCCTATTGCCCTTCCTCTGTCCTCGCCATCGACCTCGCCAACAACTCCCTCGCTGGCGCCTTCCCATCCGCCATCCTTCTATGCACGCATATCCTCTCCCTCGACCTCAGCGACAACACACTCGCCGGCGACGTCCCGGTCGACTTATTATCCAACCTCCACAATCTCTCCTCTCTCAACCTCTCCTACAATCACTTCTCCGAGTGCGGTTCGGACTGCGCCCCGTTTTTCCGACTGTTTAATTCTTCCAGCTTCATTCATTCCGGGCTCCGGCAGGAAGACCACCGCCATAGCTCCGAGATCACCGCCACTGTCCTGCTACTCACAGGAGTTCTGGCCTGTATTTTCTTCCTGCTCTGCATCGTTTGCGTACTCGTCCGTCGACGCAAAGGCGATCGCTATCAATTCACCACGGAGGCGCTGTGGGAAGCGACTCGTGGATTCGGGGAGAGCAATTTGATTCGAAAGGGAGAGAAGGAGGATCTGTACGTCGGGAGACTGAGGAACGGACTTCAGATCGAGGTTCACGTGCAGAGAGGCAGATTTTCCAAGGCTTTTCGCAAAGCATTCGAGGAAGACTGCAGGAGTCTCCTGCGGCTGAGGCACCGGAACTTGGCAAAGGTGATCGGGTGGTGCAATGAGAGGGAGTTACTCGCCGTTGTCGTCCAAATGGCCCACATTTGCAGCGTTGACGAATGGCTGCTTCTGCAATCGCCGCCGTGGAAGCAGAGACTCAAGGTGTTGATGGGCGTCGTCGATGGCGTCTGCTTCCTGGAAGAGCACTGGCCTCGTGTTGGGTACGATATTAGAACCAGAAGCATATCGCTGACAAGGGAGATCGAGCCTCTCATCTCTAAAGTCAGAGTTGGGAATTCAGATTCTGAATCAAAGA AGGTGCGGAGGCTCGGATTGTTTGTTTTGGAGTTGATAGCCAACAAGCGGCCTCGGGAAATTTTTGAAGCAGGGGAAACAGGGTTGATCGAATGGGTGAAGGTGCAGTTCCCTGCGCAGGTGAAGAAACTGATCGACGAGAAGATGAAGCCTACAGCTACTGCGCTTGAGCAAATCAGACAGATCATCAGCGTTGCATTAGAAGCCGCTGCCGACGCATCGTCGTCAACTATGAGCCATGTCTGTCGCCTCCTTCGTAAGGCCTGTGCTGTTGATCAAGAAATTCACAAGCAAACAAGATCACGATCACACAAGCATTACTAA
- the LOC122021925 gene encoding metal transporter Nramp3-like yields the protein MRISSSRPSQFITSNENGGISRGNSLPLIENIEVDQIIVPERKDWKVLFAYMGPGFLVSIAYIDPGNFETDLQAGAQFKYELLWIILLASCSALVIQSLAAKLGVVTGKHLAEHCRAEYTRVPNFILWLLAEIAVVACDIPEVIGTAFALNMLFKIPVWCGVLITGLSTLLLLYLQQYGVRKLELFIAFLVLTMAGCFFSELAYAKPNSSEVFKGLFVPQLKGNGSTGLAISLLGAMVMPHNLFLHSALVLSRKIPRSARGIKEACRFYTIESAFALAVAFLINVSVISVSGAVCSSDNLNPEDQQNCSDLDLNKASFLLKNVLGNWSSKLFAIALLASGQSSTITGTYAGQYVMQGFLDLRISPWLRNLLTRSLAIVPSLIVALIGGSAAAGKLIIISSMILSFELPFALVPLLKFTSSKTKMGSYSNSIAVASVTWLISSLIVVINSYYLVTGFVSLLLHSGLPTASIVFAGVFGFSGMLVYMAAILYLVFRRNRNSTQPLLQDDSEFGRSCDANSSLYDLPREDIASMQLPQERSTQEHA from the exons ATGAGGATAAGTAGCTCCAGGCCATCCCAATTTATCACGAGCAATGAAAATGGTGGTATATCTCGCGGTAATAGCTTGCCTCTCATCGAGAACATTGAGGTGGATCAGATCATTGTTCCTGAG AGGAAAGATTGGAAAGTTCTGTTTGCGTATATGGGCCCAGGATTCCTTGTTTCTATTGCATATATTGATCCTGGAAACT TTGAGACAGATTTACAGGCAGGTGCACAGTTCAAGTATGAG TTACTTTGGATCATACTTTTGGCTTCCTGTTCTGCCTTAGTCATTCAGTCACTTGCAGCCAAGCTAGGAGTTGTGACAG GGAAACATTTAGCTGAGCATTGTAGAGCTGAATACACGAGGGTTCCTAACTTTATCCTGTGGCTTCTGGCTGAAATCGCAGTTGTTGCATGTGATATTCCTGAAG TTATTGGAACAGCTTTTGCTTTGAATATGCTCTTCAAAATACCTGTATGGTGTGGTGTTCTTATCACAGGGTTGAGTACTTTGCTGCTGCTATATTTACAACAATATGGG GTAAGGAAACTCGAATTATTTATAGCTTTTCTGGTACTCACGATGGCTGGTTGTTTCTTTTCTGAACTTGCCTATGCAAAGCCAAATTCTTCAGAAGTTTTTAAGGGACTCTTTGTCCCCCAGCTTAAAGGAAATGGTTCCACAGGTCTAGCTATCTCATTACTTGGTGCAATGGTGATGCC GCACAACCTCTTCCTTCATTCAGCATTGGTGCTCTCCAGGAAAATACCACGCTCAGCTCGGGGCATCAAG GAGGCATGCAGGTTTTACACCATTGAAAGTGCATTTGCTCTTGCAGTGGCCTTTCTCATTAATGTGTCTGTTATATCTGTGAGCGGTGCTGTTTGTAGCTCTGATAATCTAAACCCTGAAGATCAGCAAAACTGCAGTGACCTTGACCTCAATAAAGCATCATTTCTCCTGAAG AATGTTCTCGGAAACTGGAGTTCCAAGCTGTTTGCAATAGCTTTATTAGCATCAGGCCAGAGTTCGACTATAACAGGAACATATGCTGGACAATATGTTATGCAG gGATTTCTTGATCTGCGGATCTCACCATGGTTAAGGAACCTTTTGACCCGATCCTTAGCGATTGTGCCAAGTCTCATAGTTGCATTAATTGGTGGATCTGCAGCAGCTGGAAAGCTGATTATTATATCGTCG ATGATTTTATCATTTGAGCTTCCTTTTGCTCTCGTCCCACTTCTGAAGTTCACGAGCAGTAAGACCAAGATGGGTTCATATTCCAATTCTATTGCG GTTGCATCCGTGACATGGCTAATAAGCTCACTGATTGTAGTCATCAATAGCTACTATCTCGTCACTGGCTTTGTCAGTTTGCTTTTGCACAGCGGCCTGCCAACAGCATCCATTGTATTTGCCGGAGTTTTTGGGTTCTCAGGCATGCTCGTTTACATGGCCGCAATATTGTACTTGGTATTCAGGAGAAATCGGAACTCGACTCAGCCATTGTTGCAAGACGATTCTGAATTCGGTCGAAGCTGCGATGCCAACAGCTCGTTGTATGATTTGCCGCGGGAGGACATCGCAAGTATGCAACTCCCACAGGAGAGATCCACACAGGAACATGCCTAG